The Sabethes cyaneus chromosome 3, idSabCyanKW18_F2, whole genome shotgun sequence DNA window acagcaatttgcctaTGAATGTGAACTGGGCGAAGCTCTTCTACTGTCTCACTATCACGTTGATCTTGTTGTGGCCAAAGGCTAGCCGGCTGATACAGAAAACTTGGCGCATGGAACCAGCGACTGTCGTTGTTGATGCATGGTCCCTTTCCCCACTTTGTTGCTTCATCTGCGACGTTTAAGCGAGAAGAAACCCACCGCCACTCATTGACATCAGAAAGCTCAAGAATTTCTGTCACCTTAAAGGCAACAAATTGTCGATATTTTCTTTGGTCTGACCGCAGCCAGGAAAGCACCGTACGGGAATCGCTCCAAAAAACACGGCGATTTATGGTTAGAGTGTGATTCTCCGCAACTGCCTTGGCCAGTTTCGCCCCGAGAACTGCTGCACTTAGCTCAAGTCTGGGAATGGACATGGGTTTTAGTGGAGCGACTTTTGTCTTTGCTGATACAAGAGCGCAACGAACCGTTTCATTCTCGACGATTCTAAGATATGCTACCGCTGCGAAGGCCTCCTCACTAGCATCCACAAAGGTGTGTAATTGAATTGTATGGTATGCTTCCACTGAACTGCCAGGAAAGTAACAGCGAGGTATTTGAATCTGCTCCAGTTGCCGCAACAGATTTGTCCATCGCTCCCAGTGACTAAAGAGTTCGCCAGATATTCGCTCATCCCAGTCGATCTTCGAACGCCAGatattttgaatcaaaatttttccatGTATCACGAACACCGCTACCAGCCCTAAAGGGTCAAATATGCTCATGACAACCCGCAGAGCTTGTCGCTTGGTAGGAACCTCAGCACACTGGATCAACGGCAGCATATCCTCAGAAAACAGGCCTTGAAATACAAATAGATCCGTAGTTGGGTTCCAAATCATACCGAGAACACGCTCACTGCACACAGACTTGTCAACCGCAAAGCACTTCGAAGTTTCCGCGCTGTTTTCCCCGACCCGTGTGAGAACGTCGCTTGAATTTGAGAGCCAATTACGGATATAAAACCCCGCCTTGGAGTGTACTTCCCTTACTTGTTGCGCAAGCTGAATTGCCTCCTCCGTCGTGTCCACACTATACAAAAAATCGTCCACATAGTGATGTTTCCTGATTGCTTCGGCTGCACGGGGATACTCTTTAGAAAACTCCTCGGCGTTTAGATTTTTGATGTACTGCGCAGCAGAAGGTGAACAGGTTGAGCCGAACGTTGCCACTTTCATGATGAAGACATCAAATGCCTGCGATGGATAATCCCTCCACAAAAATAACTGCGCCGAACGATCTTCCGGTCGAATGATAATTTGGTGGAACATTTCGGAAATATCTGCAGCTATAGCCACCTGGAACTGTCTAAAGGGACTCAGAACTGCTGGGAGTGGTGTAAGAAGGTCGGGACCTGACAACAAAGCAGAGTTCAACGACTGACCCTGGACCTTAGCAGCAGCATCCCACACCAACCGCACCTTGTTAGGCTTTTTTGGATTAATCACGACGTTTAGAGGCAGAAACCACATCCGATTGTTACTGAAAGAATCGAAATCCACTTTGCTAGCTCTGTAAGCGTATCCCTTAGACAGATACTCTTTCACCTGCTCACGTACCTTCATATACAACTCTGGTTTGGAAGCCAAGCGACGTTCAAGGCACTGGAATCTTTTCTCTGCCATGGGTCTGCTGTTTGGAAATTTCACATTATCGTATTTCCAGAGCAGCCCGGTCTGAAATCTTCCCGAAGCGGTTCGAACTGTAGTACTTTCAAGTATGGCGCGGGCACGTAAGTCGTCATCGCTTTCCGTTTTCGGTAAAATAGTTGTACCTACATTTTCCGAAGAGAAAAACTCTTTTACCAGTTCATGCAGCTCTGTATCAGGCGAACGGGCACAGATGTGAAGCTGGTGCTGGGCCTTATTGTTTGTTTTAGCCATTATCGCTCCAAATATCGTCCACCCCAAGCGTGTTTTGGTAGCGATTGGTTCATTACTGGAGCCTTCACGATGTTTCAGGGCGGTTTTCAAATGAGAATTGTCGAGTCCAATTAAAATAGTAGGTGTTACCGATTCATAACTTTCCACTGGCAGCCCACTCAGATAGGGAAACTGATCGCTAATCAACGAATAGTCTAACGATTGAGCCGGcaagtttaaatttttaacagtaTGGACCATTTTCAGAGCATGCCGTTTCAGATGGCCTGCAGCGGAAATTTCTAGATTGACCAATTGTGAATCATCCTCCGTGCGTGCAATGTCATTGGTCCATTGTAAACAAAGCGGATGCACGTCACCTTTTATTCCCAATTCGTTTGCAATTTGAGATTCAACTAACGTCGCGGACGACCCATCGTCCAGAAAGGCATAAGTCTTGATAGCTTTACCGTTTCCATGCAGGGTAACAGGTAGTATCCGAAACATGATGGTTTGTTggagctgacgatgtacagttACAGTACTGGTCGTCTTTGGAGCTTCAGAAATAGGGGGTTTTCCAGGATGAAGAAGTCTGTGATGACGTTCCTCACAACCATTTTCACCACATACAGTGGCTTTACACGGAAATTTTCCATGAGATACCAAACATCGACGGCATAAATGTCGCTCTTGAGCCAGTTTCCAGCGGTCACTCAAGCTCTTGTTTCGAAAAGTGTAGCAGTCTCTCACTTTATGGCCTTCGTTGTGACAAACCAGACAGGGCTTCGGTTGAATTTCTTTGCGGATATTATTCGGCTTTTCCTTCGTATCATTCGCTGCATGTGTGTTAACGTACATCTTCTCTCTGGATTTATTTTTCTCCTGCTTGTTAGCGCGATACCCTTCGGCTTCGTAAACGCATGAAACATCACTGGCCGCCGTCACGATTTCATCCATAAAGTTGCCGAACGTAGCGAGATCAACAACCGGCTGCTGCCGCTTGAAAAGTGCCCAATTTAGTTTTATATTCGCGGGCAGTTTATTTACTAACTCTTGTAAGAGAATAGGATTTGATTGGTGATTGTGAAGACCAGCTGCACGGAGATGACCGCATAGATTCTTGCAAGCCAGTCCAAAGCTGATAATGGTATCCAGGCACTCGGGTTTTGGTGTAGGAGTAGAACGCACTTTCGCTAGCAGCGAACCGATTATCAAATCAGGTCGCCCGTACAATGTTCTTAGTGTATCGATGATTAAAGGCATTGACGATGGGTGCAGTAAGTAACTCCGAACTGCTTCCAGGGCGTTTCCTTTTAGACAACGTTGGAGCCGCATTAGATTTTCTCCATCTGAATATCCGCACAACTCTGTTGAATTCTGCAAGCTGCTCAAGAACAATGGCCACTCGACTGGATCGCCCGTAAAGATAGGAAGATCTTTGGGAACGACGTGTCTGGCGGCGAGTTGTTGGGCATTGGGAACACTAAACAGCTGTCTGGAGACGGTAGCGGGAGGGGCGACGGGGTTTGCACCAGATTCTGGTACGATTGGTGAAACAATTGGTGACAAATGAGATGATACCGTGCATACAAAGGGGGGCGGCGTGACATGCTGAGGGGTACTCATGTGCGACGGAACGAATGGTAAGCAAGAAGGGGTGGGACGCGGTCCGGTCGAGGTGTGGGGTATATTTTGATATACTGAAACAACTGGCCGTGTATAAGGCGGTGTTGTATCGAATATGGACAAGCTTGTCGTGTTTATTTGTCCACAGCAAGTGGTAACATTCATTGAGCTAGAGCACGTTTGACTTACCGAACTGCTAACAGGTACGTTGCCATTATCTTTTGGAACTTCGTATTGCGATACCCTATTTGCATGATTGGATTCCGCAACGGATTCGGTACATTGTCCATCTGGCACTTTATTGGAGTGTAACGGATTTGACTTAGGTTGCTGCAGATGTTCACTTGGCGATTTGTTAGTCAATTGCAGCTGCAGTGCATCCATCCTCCTTTCAAACTCGTACAGCTGCTGTACCGACTGATCGAAATTTTGTAATGGCGAAACGGAAACATTCATCAGGGATAACGGATTAGCATTTGCGCCTCCTGCAGCTTCACTTAGCGGAGCACTATCGCTAGCAGCGCTAGAGGGCAACATATTCGCGTTCTGAGGAATTAGCGGCCGGCTTCTGATTGGAACAACAGCATTCGACACGGTAGATTGCAACTGCACTGCTTGCACATTGGGATTAGATGAAGTGGTCAACTTTTGCGAAGCTAGTACTGAAGGAGTTTGTTTCGGTATGGCTCCGGTCCGGGACGGAACACCAGTGGGGATTTGTTGTGACCCGGTACTGGCACTCGTAGTCGGGACTGATTGGCTCATTACCCAATCTTGCATCCTTTGCGTACTGCGCCGCGATCGACGACTTCTTACACTCCCTTCCTCTTCCTCATCCAGCTGCGTGTGGAGAATATTGTATTTTTTGGCAATATACTTTCTCTCCATCTCCTTTTCTTCCTCTAGACGTTGTAGTTCAAGCTCAGCTCTTGCTTTAGCACTTGCAGTTGTAGACCTTCCGGATTTAGAACTAGCCACACTAGGAACTGGTTCCACGACAGGTATGCAGGCCACACATACGAACTGACGATCCTCTGCTGCTATGCTTGCGGTTACATTGGCACACGTAAAATGATAATAGCGATAGCAGCGTTCGCATTGCACCATGTTGGTTTCTGCTTCATCAGGACGGCCGCACGGACATGGTTCATCTGATTCTCCGGTCGAAGCTTCTGGAGGCGTCACAATTGTAACAGGTGTGTTCTTAGGCCGTGGCATTTCGCAAGATTTTACGTAAAAATCTTAAAAGTTTGTTGGCACAGTAGATAAATGACTTCGGACCTCTATATAGTCAACTCGGTGGTGAGGTTATGTTTGAGTCGCTTTTAAGCTGTAATTATTTATTTCGCATTTAGTTGTAAGTTTTAgcaaactatttttaattttacaattACTCACATTTTTAGTCCTACAATTTATGTTCGTACTGTCCAACTTTTactaataataacaattttaatataatttttagATATAATTTTAGCGTGATTTgtgtgctttttaatcaaagaaattttattgtattttatttgtatgtgagTGTAGTCTGTTTGACGTAGCAATAAATTCATTTCTGTATTGTTGGCTGATCCGAATAGGCTTACCGACGATTACTACTAGTGCTCGGTCACCTGTAGCGTATTCAACCCTTTCGGTCCCACTGACAACTTCTGCTCGATGCCTTTCGGAAtacacgcgttgacagttcggcacgagatttcctgtaagtgcgagcagcctacgaaatctctttcaacgctggcaaggccaatagctCATGCACACGGCATAACAAATACAtgcataaatttttgtaaacaattgtGTTTGTCCATGGTGGACGAAAGCAAAACTTCGTCATGACAAAGTGCAGTTTCCGTATGACGAATTGCCGCTGAACAAGAACATCTGTGtctgtaaaaaatgtaaattttgaaatattttatctgtctAAATGGGTGTATATGCAAGAAGTGAGAGATTTATCTCGTGccaaaaacttgagtacttgtggatataattcttttaaaaactcgaaataaagtGTGAATCATGATTGCGTATGACGAGGTGGAACCGCAACCCTACGCtgcttttttgtaaaactaaaataaaattcttcgtgtaattttacgcaaattctacgcataattttgaacaaattatgtcacataaacttttttcttatgtcgttctcaagttattgcaaatgtaagttgtaaaaatcctaaatttgctGCCGGTTGGTCCTTCCCACAATTAATGcaagcaacaactagcaacatgtcgcattctatATGTTGCATTTCACACGTTGCTAAAAATTGTCTAATCTAAAATATACTCGATGCAGTAACGcgccgctcctgtcaagtcaCCTTTTGGGAACCTCATgcactttattatcaaaaattacaaaacgTATTGACAGAAACCTTTGTTTAGATAACCTAAATAGTTATTTTCGAGcgtcattgtagaatttcatatatgagagaaccagtttttttagtCAATGCTACAACTATGGCATGTATTTTATGGAGAATTTCTCGTTTacacaaacttttattttgttgctagATGCTTGGAACTGAATTCTTAAATGGAATCTTATCTCTTATATTCTCggtttatgttttgtttacaaagttaCATAGTGACAAAGTCATAGTACAAAGTCACATAATTACTGAGAAATAGTTTCTTTTACGCATCATTTGAATAATTAAGTTCGTAGTTGCTTTTAATCGTTTCTGTGGTCGGGTCCTGCcaaaatgagcagaaaagtcCATAGACACGAAAGCTGAAATGTACGCGTAAGACTCA harbors:
- the LOC128740118 gene encoding uncharacterized protein LOC128740118 gives rise to the protein MPRPKNTPVTIVTPPEASTGESDEPCPCGRPDEAETNMVQCERCYRYYHFTCANVTASIAAEDRQFVCVACIPVVEPVPSVASSKSGRSTTASAKARAELELQRLEEEKEMERKYIAKKYNILHTQLDEEEEGSVRSRRSRRSTQRMQDWVMSQSVPTTSASTGSQQIPTGVPSRTGAIPKQTPSVLASQKLTTSSNPNVQAVQLQSTVSNAVVPIRSRPLIPQNANMLPSSAASDSAPLSEAAGGANANPLSLMNVSVSPLQNFDQSVQQLYEFERRMDALQLQLTNKSPSEHLQQPKSNPLHSNKVPDGQCTESVAESNHANRVSQYEVPKDNGNVPVSSSVSQTCSSSMNVTTCCGQINTTSLSIFDTTPPYTRPVVSVYQNIPHTSTGPRPTPSCLPFVPSHMSTPQHVTPPPFVCTVSSHLSPIVSPIVPESGANPVAPPATVSRQLFSVPNAQQLAARHVVPKDLPIFTGDPVEWPLFLSSLQNSTELCGYSDGENLMRLQRCLKGNALEAVRSYLLHPSSMPLIIDTLRTLYGRPDLIIGSLLAKVRSTPTPKPECLDTIISFGLACKNLCGHLRAAGLHNHQSNPILLQELVNKLPANIKLNWALFKRQQPVVDLATFGNFMDEIVTAASDVSCVYEAEGYRANKQEKNKSREKMYVNTHAANDTKEKPNNIRKEIQPKPCLVCHNEGHKVRDCYTFRNKSLSDRWKLAQERHLCRRCLVSHGKFPCKATVCGENGCEERHHRLLHPGKPPISEAPKTTSTVTVHRQLQQTIMFRILPVTLHGNGKAIKTYAFLDDGSSATLVESQIANELGIKGDVHPLCLQWTNDIARTEDDSQLVNLEISAAGHLKRHALKMVHTVKNLNLPAQSLDYSLISDQFPYLSGLPVESYESVTPTILIGLDNSHLKTALKHREGSSNEPIATKTRLGWTIFGAIMAKTNNKAQHQLHICARSPDTELHELVKEFFSSENVGTTILPKTESDDDLRARAILESTTVRTASGRFQTGLLWKYDNVKFPNSRPMAEKRFQCLERRLASKPELYMKVREQVKEYLSKGYAYRASKVDFDSFSNNRMWFLPLNVVINPKKPNKVRLVWDAAAKVQGQSLNSALLSGPDLLTPLPAVLSPFRQFQVAIAADISEMFHQIIIRPEDRSAQLFLWRDYPSQAFDVFIMKVATFGSTCSPSAAQYIKNLNAEEFSKEYPRAAEAIRKHHYVDDFLYSVDTTEEAIQLAQQVREVHSKAGFYIRNWLSNSSDVLTRVGENSAETSKCFAVDKSVCSERVLGMIWNPTTDLFVFQGLFSEDMLPLIQCAEVPTKRQALRVVMSIFDPLGLVAVFVIHGKILIQNIWRSKIDWDERISGELFSHWERWTNLLRQLEQIQIPRCYFPGSSVEAYHTIQLHTFVDASEEAFAAVAYLRIVENETVRCALVSAKTKVAPLKPMSIPRLELSAAVLGAKLAKAVAENHTLTINRRVFWSDSRTVLSWLRSDQRKYRQFVAFKVTEILELSDVNEWRWVSSRLNVADEATKWGKGPCINNDSRWFHAPSFLYQPASLWPQQDQRDSETVEELRPVHIHRQIAVDQLISFGRFSKWERMVRTIAYVFRFVRKLQRRVKNQSVDSQEWFSQEEIKTAESMAFKQIQQEAYADEIVIFTKNQQLKVEQRIKLEKISQLRKLSPFLDKQGVLRMDSRASVTTQVATDFKAPVILPKTHYGTQLLVNWYHRKYNHRVAETAVNEMRQRFYVSEMRAVFRKVGKLCQWCKVYKAVPAAPRMAPLPEERMTAFVRPFSFVGVDYFGPMIIKQGRNNVKRWVAIFTCLTVRAVHLELAYSLSTESCKQAIRRFIARRGAPAKIFSDQGTNFIGASNELKRELQQIYPNLASTFTNANTQWHFNPPSSPHMGGCWERMVRSVKSALASLSTVRKPDDETFWTLLIEAESIVNSRPLTYLPIESETHEALTPNCFLMLSTSGVNQPARPLIDGKWGPCSNWKVCQQLLDQFWSRWVKEYLPTITKRTKWFQDCKPVQVDDLVVVVEENQRNGWLRGRVIRVFPGRDGRVRSAEVQTATGIVHRPVIKLAVLEVAGTAGVNTQQYGSGDIPNGIEQKLSVGPKGLNTLQVTEH